The following are encoded together in the Bos javanicus breed banteng chromosome 4, ARS-OSU_banteng_1.0, whole genome shotgun sequence genome:
- the LOC133246453 gene encoding polypeptide N-acetylgalactosaminyltransferase 1-like yields MEQCSGLIRARLKGAAVSKGQVTTFLDAHCECTVGWLEPLLARIKHDRKTVVCPIIDVISDDTFKYMAGSDMTYGGFNWKLNFRWYPVPQREMDRRKGDRTLPVRTPTMAGGLFSIDRDYFQEIGTYDAGMDIWGGENLEISFRIWQCGGTLEIVTCSHVGHVFRKATPYTFPGGTGQIINKNNRRLAEVWMDEFKNFFYIISPGVTKVDYGDISSRLGLRHKLQCRPFSWYLENIYPDSQIPRHYFSLGEIRNVETNQCLDNMARKENEKVGIFNCHGMGGNQVFSYTANKEIRTDDLCLDVSKLNGPVTMLKCHHLKGNQLWEYDPVKLTLQHVNSNQCLDKATDEDSQVPSIRDCSGSRSQQWLLRNVTLPEIF; encoded by the coding sequence ATGGAGCAGTGTTCTGGATTGATCAGAGCTAGGTTAAAAGGTGCTGCTGTGTCTAAAGGCCAAGTGACCACCTTTTTAGACGCGCACTGTGAGTGCACAGTGGGGTGGCTGGAGCCTCTCTTAGCCAGGATCAAACACGACAGGAAGACAGTGGTCTGTCCCATCatagatgtgatcagtgatgaCACTTTCAAGTACATGGCAGGTTCTGACATGACCTATGGTGGGTTCAACTGGAAGCTCAACTTTCGCTGGTATCCTGTTCCCCAAAGAGAAATGGACAGAAGGAAAGGTGATCGGACTCTTCCTGTGAGGACACCTACAATGGCAGGAGGCCTTTTTTCAATAGACAGAGATTACTTTCAGGAAATTGGAACATATGATGCTGGAATGGATATTTGGGGAGGAGAAAACCTagaaatttcctttaggatttggcAGTGTGGAGGAACTTTGGAGATTGTTACTTGCTCACATGTTGGACATGTATTTCGGAAAGCTACACCCTACACGTTTCCAGGAGGCACGGGGCAGattatcaataaaaataacagacGACTTGCAGAAGTATGGATGGATGAATTCAAGAATTTCTTCTATATAATTTCTCCAGGTGTTACAAAGGTAGATTATGGAGATATATCATCAAGACTTGGTCTAAGGCACAAACTCCAATGCAGACCATTCTCTTGGTACCTAGAGAATATTTATCCTGATTCTCAGATTCCACGTCACTATTTCTCTTTGGGAGAGATACGAAATGTGGAAACAAATCAGTGTCTAGATAACATGgctagaaaagagaatgaaaaagttggaatTTTTAACTGTCATGGTATGGGAGGTAATCAGGTTTTCTCTTACACTGCCAACAAAGAAATTAGAACAGATGACCTTTGCTTGGATGTCTCCAAACTTAATGGCCCAGTCACAATGCTCAAATGCCACCACCTAAAAGGCAACCAGCTTTGGGAGTATGACCCGGTGAAATTGACCCTGCAGCATGTGAACAGTAACCAGTGCCTGGACAAAGCCACAGACGAGGACAGCCAGgtgcccagcatcagagactgCAGCGGAAGCCGATCCCAGCAGTGGCTTCTTCGGAACGTCACCCTTCCAGAAATATTCTGA